The following are encoded in a window of Lagenorhynchus albirostris chromosome 3, mLagAlb1.1, whole genome shotgun sequence genomic DNA:
- the C3H5orf24 gene encoding UPF0461 protein C5orf24 homolog isoform X2 yields the protein MMHPVASSNPAFCGPGKPSCLSEDAMRAADQFDIYSSQQNKYSHTVSHKPMACQRQDPLNETHLQTTSGRSIEIKDELKKKKNLNRSGKRGRPSGTTKSAGYRTSTGRPLGTTKAAGFKTSPGRPLGTTKAAGYKVSPGRPPGKKQQAFRCSSDA from the exons ATGATGCATCCCGTTGCCAGCAGTAATCCAGCTTTTTGTGGGCCTGGCAAACCTTCCTGCCTCAGTGAAGATGCCATGAGAGCTGCTGATCAGTTTGACATATATTCCTCCCAGCAAAACAAATACAGCCACACAGTCAGCCACAAACCAATGGCTTGTCAGAGGCAAGACCCATTAAATGAAACACACTTGCAGACTACAAGTGGCAGAAGCATAGAGATAAAAGatgaactaaagaaaaagaaaaatctcaaccgATCTGGTAAGCGTGGCCGGCCTTCAGGAACCACCAAATCAGCAGGATACCGGACCAGCACGGGCAGACCCCTGGGAACCACCAAAGCAGCTGGATTTAAGACAAGTCCAGGCAGACCTTTGGGTACAACTAAAGCTGCGGGATACAAAGTCAGCCCAGGGAGACCTCCAG GAAAAAAGCAGCAAGCCTTCAGGTGTTCCAGTGATGCCTGA
- the C3H5orf24 gene encoding UPF0461 protein C5orf24 homolog isoform X1 encodes MMHPVASSNPAFCGPGKPSCLSEDAMRAADQFDIYSSQQNKYSHTVSHKPMACQRQDPLNETHLQTTSGRSIEIKDELKKKKNLNRSGKRGRPSGTTKSAGYRTSTGRPLGTTKAAGFKTSPGRPLGTTKAAGYKVSPGRPPGSIKALSRLADLGYGCGTAAFPYPMMHGRAVHGVEETSSEIKPPNE; translated from the coding sequence ATGATGCATCCCGTTGCCAGCAGTAATCCAGCTTTTTGTGGGCCTGGCAAACCTTCCTGCCTCAGTGAAGATGCCATGAGAGCTGCTGATCAGTTTGACATATATTCCTCCCAGCAAAACAAATACAGCCACACAGTCAGCCACAAACCAATGGCTTGTCAGAGGCAAGACCCATTAAATGAAACACACTTGCAGACTACAAGTGGCAGAAGCATAGAGATAAAAGatgaactaaagaaaaagaaaaatctcaaccgATCTGGTAAGCGTGGCCGGCCTTCAGGAACCACCAAATCAGCAGGATACCGGACCAGCACGGGCAGACCCCTGGGAACCACCAAAGCAGCTGGATTTAAGACAAGTCCAGGCAGACCTTTGGGTACAACTAAAGCTGCGGGATACAAAGTCAGCCCAGGGAGACCTCCAGGTAGCATTAAAGCTCTATCCCGTCTTGCCGATCTTGGTTATGGCTGTGGGACTGCTGCTTTTCCTTACCCTATGATGCATGGTAGAGCAGTTCATGGCGTAGAGGAAACCAGCAGTGAAATCAAGCCGCCCAATGAGTGA